The nucleotide sequence CCATACAACACGATTCATTAGCTACAATTATCTTCTGACAAGCACTCAAATGTCTTTGTGATCTAATGTGACCTAAGCTTAGCAGCTTACTCCCTTCCCGCCCAAAGATTAGGGAACGAGCGAAAAGATGAAATTGAGCGTTTTTTGCACTTGTTCTGGCGACAGAAACTGATTCGAGTCCAGGAATTGATTGAGTTTCTGCTCAATCTGTCTCAAAGTTGTGCCAATCGGCAAATGATGCAGCAAACGTAAGTGGAGCAGATGAATCACGTATTCGAGCAAGTTGAATTTCGGCGAATCAGACGGCAAGTAGAGAAACTCAACTGTAATCGATGGCCCCAGTCCCATCTGCTCTAAGTGAACGGCAAGTTGCGACTGCATCTTTTGCTTGTGCGTGGGATTGTTGTCCAGAATGATCCAAAGCGAGTCATAGCCTAGTTCCACACAATCAAGGCAGAATTCCGCCAAGTATTCGGACACATCTCCTGTTTTAGCTTGGGAGCTAAGGCGGAAATACTCTTGACCACTGTGGGTATCCACACACAGGAGTCCGTTGAGTTTGTTCCGTGTTCGCTCGTCGCTTGGCACCTCTGGACGGGTGTTGCGTTCTGCCCATCCATAAAACAAACTGGGGCGCTCTGTGACGGCAAACTCATCAAAGAAGACGCTACGCTTACCAGGTTGGGGCGATTGCAGTTTTTTTTACTACTTCTACCCACTCTTTTTGCGCGTTTGGGTCCGCATTGGCGTAGTCCCGATGCGATCGCTGATACGACAAGCCTAACTCGCCTAAGAGTTCATAAATGCAGGAGTCTTTCAATCTCACCGCGAACTGTTGCTCTATCACCTCTGATAGAATCGCCCCTGTCCACAGGTTGCGATCGTATCCGTAGTCGCTCGGTCGTTGCGTCAGTACTATTTTCTTCAGTTGCTGTTGCTGCTCTGGGCTTAACCGACTCGGCTTTTGATGCTGAAGTGGGCGAACTAAGCTACTCAATCCGCCCTCCAGATATTTGTCGATCCAAGTCGTCAAGGTGTCATAGCGGCATCCAATTTGTTCACTGGCTTGGCCGCGACTCTGCCCCTTGTGTAGCAGTTTGATTGCGGTCAATCGCTGGCGAATGTACTGTTGCTGATTGCGGTAGTAAAGTTTTTGCCACTCGTCCGCATCAAAAGGCTTAGTTTGAAAGGCTTGAGTTCGATTCATCACGATTCCTTACTCCTTCCTCGATCC is from Trichocoleus desertorum ATA4-8-CV12 and encodes:
- a CDS encoding IS630 family transposase (programmed frameshift) is translated as MNRTQAFQTKPFDADEWQKLYYRNQQQYIRQRLTAIKLLHKGQSRGQASEQIGCRYDTLTTWIDKYLEGGLSSLVRPLQHQKPSRLSPEQQQQLKKIVLTQRPSDYGYDRNLWTGAILSEVIEQQFAVRLKDSCIYELLGELGLSYQRSHRDYANADPNAQKEWVEVVKKLQSPQPGKRSVFFDEFAVTERPSLFYGWAERNTRPEVPSDERTRNKLNGLLCVDTHSGQEYFRLSSQAKTGDVSEYLAEFCLDCVELGYDSLWIILDNNPTHKQKMQSQLAVHLEQMGLGPSITVEFLYLPSDSPKFNLLEYVIHLLHLRLLHHLPIGTTLRQIEQKLNQFLDSNQFLSPEQVQKTLNFIFSLVP